A section of the Paracoccaceae bacterium genome encodes:
- a CDS encoding IS3 family transposase, with translation MPFPCHYIFPSQDQCSGPVLGGKDSRVVGLARNSLQYRPAPKDDDALRLALIRLAKQYGRYGYRKVSELLRIEGWRVNHKKVERLWQEEGLQLPQRHRKRRRLYHKDSSIIRLRPTHPNHIWSIDFVHDKLSNGRSYKMLTVLDEYTRQALAVEVRSRMGAEDVLEALYPLLLCHGTPEYIRSDNGPEFVAKAMQEWLVRVGVRPIRIYPGSPWENGYNERFNGTLRHEILNAEWFTTTKQAQIVINHWLKQYNHTRPHQALNMRPPMPETLIRNGPELGG, from the coding sequence ATGCCGTTTCCGTGCCATTACATATTCCCCTCTCAAGACCAATGTAGTGGCCCAGTTTTAGGGGGGAAGGACAGCCGGGTCGTCGGTCTGGCGCGAAACTCTCTGCAATATCGACCCGCGCCAAAAGACGATGATGCTCTACGGCTCGCTTTGATCCGCCTGGCCAAGCAATATGGGCGCTACGGCTATCGTAAAGTTTCGGAACTCCTGCGCATCGAGGGCTGGCGGGTCAATCATAAGAAGGTTGAGCGTCTCTGGCAGGAAGAAGGACTGCAACTCCCGCAGCGGCACAGGAAGCGCAGACGGCTTTATCACAAGGACAGCTCGATCATTCGCCTCAGGCCGACGCATCCGAACCACATCTGGAGCATCGACTTCGTTCACGACAAGCTCAGCAATGGCCGGAGCTACAAGATGCTGACCGTTCTGGATGAGTACACCCGGCAGGCCCTGGCCGTGGAAGTTCGCAGCAGGATGGGCGCCGAAGATGTTCTGGAGGCGCTATATCCGCTGCTCCTCTGCCATGGCACGCCGGAGTATATCCGCTCCGACAACGGCCCAGAGTTCGTAGCCAAGGCGATGCAGGAGTGGTTGGTTCGCGTTGGTGTTCGACCAATTAGAATCTATCCGGGGTCCCCTTGGGAAAACGGATACAACGAGAGGTTCAACGGCACTCTCCGGCACGAGATCCTCAACGCTGAATGGTTCACAACAACGAAACAGGCACAGATCGTCATCAATCATTGGCTTAAGCAGTACAACCACACACGTCCGCACCAGGCTCTGAACATGCGACCACCAATGCCAGAAACTCTAATCAGA
- a CDS encoding mannose-1-phosphate guanylyltransferase/mannose-6-phosphate isomerase yields the protein MDFCAVPGGCRSGAPDAHGGRHMIGDLPRVAANDRPRIYPLVLCGGMGSRLWPLSRVEQPKQFQPTAGKDSLSYFQATIQRHRGAQFCAPIVVTSARHVTIVRRQLEQLQIDGHVIAEPVGRNTGPAVLAAALSVIRHDPEAQLLVLPSDHVIKGDLNSTVTAMSQAADDGRIITFGIMPRYAETGYGYITDGGSFDVYPGLHRVLQFVEKPPLSEAEALLSAGGAYWASGISLFRADTLIGEFARLEPESFVAVSRAVSSAEQCDDHILLDEATFTQARAEPTERLVFERSDAVALAPVCHIDWNDVGAWTSVHAISDKCGDGNVTNGDVISLNTKNSLIHGDDRLVAVVGMEDVIVVDTPDAVLVTNQQNAQMVKSIVDRLKDQNRCEVTTHKLRDLSWGSIEALSSADEYRMKMVTVRPDATMMLNGTGEGPSLLAVISGQGAYQEGGAEKSISSGDTISVAADLCLPLRNASTQPFQAILLTILNGVVPTGPVLAHA from the coding sequence ATGGATTTTTGCGCCGTTCCAGGCGGTTGCAGGTCTGGTGCACCGGATGCGCACGGGGGCCGCCACATGATCGGCGATCTGCCGCGGGTCGCGGCCAATGACCGGCCCCGGATCTATCCGCTGGTACTGTGCGGCGGCATGGGGTCGCGCCTGTGGCCGCTCAGCCGGGTCGAACAGCCCAAGCAGTTTCAGCCCACGGCGGGCAAGGACAGCCTGAGTTACTTTCAGGCGACGATCCAGCGCCATCGTGGGGCACAGTTCTGTGCGCCCATCGTGGTGACCAGCGCGCGTCATGTCACGATTGTGCGGCGCCAGTTGGAGCAGCTTCAGATCGACGGCCATGTGATTGCCGAACCCGTGGGGCGCAATACCGGCCCGGCGGTTCTGGCCGCCGCGCTGAGTGTGATCAGGCATGATCCCGAAGCGCAACTTCTGGTGCTGCCTTCAGATCACGTCATCAAGGGCGATCTGAACAGCACGGTCACGGCGATGTCGCAGGCAGCCGACGACGGGCGGATCATCACCTTCGGGATCATGCCGCGTTATGCCGAAACCGGCTATGGCTATATCACCGACGGGGGCAGTTTTGATGTCTATCCCGGTCTGCACCGGGTGTTGCAATTCGTCGAAAAACCCCCCTTGTCCGAGGCCGAGGCCCTGCTGTCCGCCGGGGGTGCATATTGGGCGTCGGGCATCAGCCTGTTCCGCGCCGACACCCTGATCGGAGAGTTTGCGCGCCTTGAGCCTGAGAGCTTTGTCGCCGTCTCTCGTGCGGTTTCATCAGCTGAACAGTGCGACGATCACATTCTTCTGGACGAAGCCACATTCACCCAAGCCCGCGCCGAACCGACCGAGCGGCTGGTCTTTGAACGCTCGGACGCCGTGGCGCTGGCGCCGGTCTGTCATATCGACTGGAACGACGTCGGGGCCTGGACCTCGGTCCATGCAATCTCGGACAAATGTGGTGATGGGAATGTCACCAATGGCGATGTGATTTCGCTCAACACGAAGAACTCTCTGATCCATGGCGATGATCGTCTGGTGGCTGTGGTGGGGATGGAGGATGTGATCGTTGTGGACACGCCGGATGCGGTTCTGGTGACCAATCAGCAGAACGCGCAGATGGTGAAATCCATCGTTGACCGGCTGAAGGATCAAAATCGCTGCGAGGTGACCACACACAAGCTGCGCGATCTAAGCTGGGGCAGTATCGAGGCGCTGTCCTCGGCCGATGAGTATCGGATGAAGATGGTCACGGTGCGCCCCGACGCGACGATGATGCTGAATGGCACCGGAGAGGGGCCAAGCCTGCTGGCGGTGATCTCGGGGCAGGGCGCGTATCAAGAGGGTGGGGCGGAAAAATCGATCTCATCCGGGGATACGATCAGCGTGGCCGCCGATCTGTGCCTGCCATTGCGCAACGCCTCGACCCAGCCGTTTCAGGCGATCCTGCTGACGATTCTGAATGGCGTGGTTCCAACCGGGCCGGTGTTGGCGCATGCGTAA
- a CDS encoding membrane-bound O-acyltransferase family protein encodes MVFSSESFLFLFLPLFLALYYLTPTRWKSATILLGSYTFYGWWRVDFLGLLILTTLWTYGCGLLIRRNLDGPRARLYCGIGVAGCLAVLGVFKYLNFFVDSLAALVGTDASGLGIHWRLILPIGISFYVFQSISYLVDVYRKDVKATVSFLDFAAFIALFPQLIAGPILRFKDLAHQFEARTHSAQMFTDGARRFAIGLAKKVILADAVAPLADLAFSTTDPSMPLAWIGAVAYMLQLYFDFSGYSDMAIGLGMMMGFRFTENFNRPYISRSITEFWRRWHISLSVWLRDYLYIPLGGNRLGTTRTYVNLMTVMLLGGFWHGANWTFLVWGAWHGGWLALERATGRDKGSGAMALISTLLVVLIGWVVFRAETLGIAFGVYSGMLGFNGGGIPVEIAMQITRESLLFVGIGILVVIAESWVHPPARSQIAPDGTLTLANTLVPSVAITGIATFTIMKLAEQNFSPFLYFQF; translated from the coding sequence ATGGTCTTTTCCTCTGAAAGCTTTCTGTTCCTGTTCCTGCCGCTGTTCCTGGCGCTGTACTACCTGACGCCAACGCGGTGGAAATCGGCGACGATCCTGCTGGGGTCTTACACCTTCTACGGCTGGTGGCGCGTGGATTTCCTGGGCCTGCTGATCCTGACGACTTTGTGGACTTATGGCTGCGGGCTGCTGATCCGCCGCAATCTGGACGGGCCGCGGGCGCGGCTTTATTGTGGGATCGGGGTCGCCGGGTGCCTGGCGGTGCTGGGCGTCTTCAAATACCTCAATTTCTTTGTCGACAGCCTTGCCGCACTGGTTGGAACCGACGCGAGCGGCCTTGGCATCCACTGGCGGTTGATCCTGCCCATCGGCATTTCGTTCTATGTCTTTCAGTCGATTAGCTATCTCGTCGATGTCTATCGAAAAGACGTCAAAGCGACGGTTAGCTTCCTTGATTTCGCTGCGTTCATCGCGCTGTTCCCGCAGCTGATCGCCGGGCCGATCCTGCGGTTCAAGGATCTGGCCCACCAGTTCGAGGCGCGGACCCATTCTGCGCAGATGTTCACTGACGGGGCGAGGCGCTTTGCCATCGGGCTGGCCAAGAAAGTGATCCTGGCGGATGCCGTCGCACCTTTGGCGGACCTGGCATTCTCAACCACCGATCCGTCTATGCCTTTGGCCTGGATTGGCGCGGTTGCCTATATGCTACAGCTTTACTTCGATTTCTCGGGCTATTCCGACATGGCCATCGGCCTTGGCATGATGATGGGGTTCAGGTTCACCGAGAACTTCAACCGCCCCTACATCAGCCGCTCGATCACCGAGTTCTGGCGGCGCTGGCATATCAGCCTGTCAGTCTGGCTGCGCGACTACCTTTACATCCCGCTGGGCGGCAACCGGCTGGGCACCACGCGGACCTATGTGAACCTGATGACCGTGATGCTGCTGGGCGGGTTCTGGCACGGGGCGAATTGGACGTTTCTGGTCTGGGGTGCATGGCACGGTGGATGGCTGGCGTTGGAGCGTGCGACGGGCCGCGACAAGGGCAGCGGTGCAATGGCGCTGATCTCGACTTTGCTGGTCGTGCTGATCGGCTGGGTTGTGTTCCGTGCGGAAACGCTTGGAATTGCGTTCGGCGTTTATTCCGGAATGCTGGGTTTCAATGGCGGCGGCATTCCGGTGGAAATCGCAATGCAGATAACGCGTGAAAGCCTGCTGTTTGTTGGCATCGGCATATTGGTCGTCATCGCAGAGTCGTGGGTTCATCCACCTGCACGCAGCCAGATTGCGCCGGATGGCACACTGACGCTTGCCAATACGTTGGTGCCGTCTGTCGCAATAACCGGGATTGCGACATTCACCATCATGAAACTGGCCGAGCAGAATTTCTCGCCATTTCTGTATTTCCAGTTCTAG